The genomic segment TGACAGTCTTATCAGCATTAGCGAGATCGGGCTTGTCGTTAGCGACGTGAACAAGGTTAAAGACGCGATGCACGCCGATTGTTTTATAAACGAGTATAAAAATGGCCATGAATCGTTTGCTGCCGTAGGGGACGAAGACGGATTGTTCATTTTGTCGGCGACCGGTAGAGTATGGCTTGGTTCCGATATAAAAGCGCAAGTGTTTAAAACGGAAGTTACGGTTGAAGGAAGTCAAGCCGGCGTGTACGCGGTTGGTGAGTATCCGTATACGCTGTCGTTTGTTGGTTCGTAGTACCGGATAAAAAAAGGGCGGTCCCTTTGTCCAGAACGGGGGCGCCCTATTAAACGAAGTTAACCTTCGACTGACCAACTCACGTCGTTCCGGTCAATCGTCACGCGGACTGTCCGGCCTTCCGTCGTGTACACGATGGAGGCTGCTTGGCGTTCGTCGTCGAGGTCGAACTTCTGAAGGCTGGTGGCCGGGGATCCGGTCGCAGCCGGCTGCGGTAAGACAATGCAGGCGATGCCCGCCGTTCCGTTCGCTTGGCCGCCCATCGACAGAACGGCAGGATCGTGGTGAGCATCGCGTATTCCGCGCCCAGCCAGTTGATCGGGGAAGAGATCAGATGGTATTTCATCAGGAATTGATTGGCCATGCCATTGTACGCGTTGAAAATAATGAAGAAGACGATGGACATGACGGCGTCGCTGATAATCGTGGGCAAGAAATAAATGGCCCGCAGCAGCTGTCTGCCGCGAAATGCCTTATTCAGAACGACCGTCAGACCAGCGAGATCGGCAGCGTCAGGATGAGCTTGCCGCCTGCGTAGATAAACGTGTTTTTCACCGAAGCCGCGCCGTAGCCGGGATAATCGTAAGAGAGAGGAGAAAGTGACTGTGAGGGGGGAGATTATGGTTGGTGGCAGGAAATCTAGCTGTCTTTAAGAATTCATGCGCAAGATTGGTATGCCACGATGGATAACGGAGAACGTTAAATTGTAGATGGGAATAATGAAAATAGTCCTAAAAGTGTAAAGTATAATTTACACTTTTGTAGATAATAATTATAATAGAAGTAATCGGGGGTGATGAGGATGAAGGATTTGATTACCGACGAAAGTGTCTTGCAAGTGTTGCGGGGCTACAATAAGTGGTGGGAAATCGGCAAGGTGCCTAATGACTTCGCCAAGCCCGTAAAGCGATTTGCTTACTTCGACGCAAAACAAAGCTTTGAGCACACGTCGATTCGGCGGCATGTCATTTTAACCGGACCGCGCAGAGTCGGAAAATCAACGATCATGTATCAGACCATACAAGACATGTTGGACATAGGAATCCCATCTAAAAATATTCTTTATGTTTCTTTCGACCATCCGCTATTAAAAATGTCGGCCATGGACCGGATCTTGAAAATATATATTAATAATGTCGCCGTAGATGAGCATATTTATCTCTTTCTGGATGAAATTCAGTATGCCCAGGAGTGGAACGGGTGGTTGAAGACGATCTACGATAACTACCCTTCTTATCGGGTGATGGCAACCGGATCTGCAAGTCCGGTCTTAAGCGACAAAATGCCGGAAAGCGGCGTGGGGCGCTGGGTCCAGATTCGGATCCCAACCTTATCCTTTTATGAATATTTGGAGCTCCGCGGGATCGAAGTCCCTCTCCTTGAACAAAAAATCAAACCAACAGCTTTAAGCGAATTAAGCCAGAAAGAACTGGCCGGATTAATGGGAAGCCTGGAACCCCTGGAGCGTCATTTTCACAGGTATTTATTGATCGGCGGTTTTCCCGAAATTGCACAAACGGACGACCTGCCGTATGCCCAAAGGATTATTCGCGAAGACGTGGTCGATAAAGTGTTAAAGAGAGACATGGTATCTCTTTTTAATGTTAGGCATATCGACGAGCTTGAACGCGTATTTCTCTACCTATGCCTGACGACCGGAAATATCGTAGAAGCAACGACAATTGCCAACAACATGGACATCACGCGACCGACGGCATTAAAGTATCTGGATTTTCTCGAGTTGGCTAACCTCATCTATATGGGATATCCGGTCGATATGGCCGGGAAAAAAATACTGAAAGCAAAACCGAAAGTTTATCTGGCGGATGCGGCTATTCGGAATGCCGTCCTTCTGCAGGGCGAGGAAGTGCTGCAGGATCCCGATCAGATGGGCATGATCGTTGAATCTGCCGTATACAAACACATCAATACCTTCTACTATAACTTCAACCCCAGAATTGGATATTATAGAGATTCGAATTCACAAAAAGAAATCGATATTGTCGTTATGATGCCCAACTCTAAAATATTGATCGAGATTAAATATCGCGAGAATCCAAGGATTAAAGAGACGGAGGCTATTGTAGACTGGTCTAAAAAAGAGGGATCGTCGACGGCTTCTCTACTGGTGACGAAGCATGCCGGGGATTATGGGATGTTGGATCATGCGCCTATTATGAGAATCCCGGCGTTTGCGTTTTTATACCTGCTAGGTCATGCGGAAAAAACGCGGTTTAGAAAACCGGAATAGCAGCAGGGTACGCCTTAAAGTAGGGTACCCTGCCGCCGCAAAATGGTTGTTGTTATCGTTGCTGCACACCTTTAAACCATACGGCTTTAAGTGACAGGGTGTCCGAGATGTCAGTTGTCGGATCGCCGTCTACCAATACGAGATCGGCACGCGCACCTACGGCTATGCGGCCGCGATCGTGAAGACCGAACCGACGGGCCGGCTTCGAGGTAGCGGACTGCAGCGCTTCGATCGGCGTGAACCCGGCCTGAACCAGCAGCTGCAATTCGTGATGTACGCTGGCTCCATGAGCAAGTCCGCCTAAATTCGGAACGGGAACGGGGGCGACATCCGTCCCGACCAGAATGTCCACGCCGGCACGGTGAAGGTCCATCACGTTTTTAAAGCTATTCTCCAAGTTGCCTTGCGGGAAGGTATTGAAGCTGGCATTCAAAATATCGATCCAGTCCGGGCTTAACTTGGTGTGAACGCGATCGTCGTTCGCCAATTCCGCTGCCGGGTTCCCAAGAATGGACGAGTTCAATACCAGGCACGGCGTAACAAATGCGCCGGAATCGACAATGGCTTGCACGACCTCCGGCGTGTAAGCGGGCCTGTCGATAAACAGATGCCCCAAGCCGTCCACGCCAAGATCGATGGCGGTTTGCGACGAACGAGCGGTTAAGACGTGTGCGATGACGATTTTATCGAACTTATGGGCTTCATCAACGGCTGCTTTTAGAATCTCGTCGCTAAGTACAGGCAGGCCGGGGGCACCCATGACGGTTCCTTCTTCGATCATGATCTTTATATAATCGGCGCCATTTTCCACCTGGGCGCGCACATGCTTAATCGCTTCTTCCACATTCGTTACTTGCGGCACTTCTTCATGATCGTGCGCATAAGCCGCCAGCATCGCTTCCCGGTCTTCCTCCGACAGCTTCTCCAGTTCCTTTAATATGAATTCCGGAATTTCGCCATCATCGGGCAGCAACTCGTCCGGATGTCCTCCGGGAGCGGTGATTGCCATTCCGGCAGAACGGACATCCGCGACGTCATCGATATTTTTTAATTGGATCGCACGCCCTCTTTCCGTAAAGTCGCCGTTCATTTCGAGCTCTGTCGTCACGCCGAAAAGCAGCGCATCGCGTAATCCGCCGATGGAAGTGTGGACATGCGCATCGATCAAGCCAGGCAGCAAGGTTGCGCCCTCAGCGTCGATGATCGTTGCATCGACCGGAATTTCCCCGCCCACCTCAATAATGGTTCCCCCTTTGAGGACAACG from the Cohnella hashimotonis genome contains:
- a CDS encoding ATP-binding protein, encoding MKDLITDESVLQVLRGYNKWWEIGKVPNDFAKPVKRFAYFDAKQSFEHTSIRRHVILTGPRRVGKSTIMYQTIQDMLDIGIPSKNILYVSFDHPLLKMSAMDRILKIYINNVAVDEHIYLFLDEIQYAQEWNGWLKTIYDNYPSYRVMATGSASPVLSDKMPESGVGRWVQIRIPTLSFYEYLELRGIEVPLLEQKIKPTALSELSQKELAGLMGSLEPLERHFHRYLLIGGFPEIAQTDDLPYAQRIIREDVVDKVLKRDMVSLFNVRHIDELERVFLYLCLTTGNIVEATTIANNMDITRPTALKYLDFLELANLIYMGYPVDMAGKKILKAKPKVYLADAAIRNAVLLQGEEVLQDPDQMGMIVESAVYKHINTFYYNFNPRIGYYRDSNSQKEIDIVVMMPNSKILIEIKYRENPRIKETEAIVDWSKKEGSSTASLLVTKHAGDYGMLDHAPIMRIPAFAFLYLLGHAEKTRFRKPE
- a CDS encoding amidohydrolase family protein, whose protein sequence is MNHEVQSSTVEKVTAITNARIFDGEKVIESRSVVLKGGTIIEVGGEIPVDATIIDAEGATLLPGLIDAHVHTSIGGLRDALLFGVTTELEMNGDFTERGRAIQLKNIDDVADVRSAGMAITAPGGHPDELLPDDGEIPEFILKELEKLSEEDREAMLAAYAHDHEEVPQVTNVEEAIKHVRAQVENGADYIKIMIEEGTVMGAPGLPVLSDEILKAAVDEAHKFDKIVIAHVLTARSSQTAIDLGVDGLGHLFIDRPAYTPEVVQAIVDSGAFVTPCLVLNSSILGNPAAELANDDRVHTKLSPDWIDILNASFNTFPQGNLENSFKNVMDLHRAGVDILVGTDVAPVPVPNLGGLAHGASVHHELQLLVQAGFTPIEALQSATSKPARRFGLHDRGRIAVGARADLVLVDGDPTTDISDTLSLKAVWFKGVQQR